The Arachis ipaensis cultivar K30076 chromosome B07, Araip1.1, whole genome shotgun sequence genome includes a window with the following:
- the LOC107609305 gene encoding nucleolar complex protein 4 homolog — protein MAPNKTKKNKNKKGRYGVAEIKTLGNDLLSSASNINNLPLLLNFVTPSSPPHHLLESLLSLHSFFLPLLPTLPSFSSRAADAKGSEHHSHFIYNAWLRSKFDELVKSLLEVLVSPRQQQEEQEAVKEVVLDTLMEFVKVANGGRFHSAIYHRFLHSIVYSESSVEFLVDLLTAKYFKYIDVRYFTLISLKKLATTLEGKDQSEDKSENADVADASQLSSSTERVIHNIYYTISRVPPFENSDNTSDLEMWSRSENEHKQPCGDVNADDKQVKPEKHDNSVLFAAKIAKKMKLKFTQAWLSFLRLPLPLDVYKEVLVNLHQVVIPHLSNPVMLCDFLTRSYDIGGVVSVMALSSLFILMTQYGLEYPNFYEKLYVLLVPSIFMAKHRARFFQLLDSCLKSPLLPAYLAASFAKKMSRLLLSIPPSGALVITALIHNILRRHPSINCLVHREDQVDEGKCDKATDEATAANSDDAKVSASQKLGIDHFNYGEPNPKKSNAMRSSLWEVDTILQHYCPPVSRFALSLENDLTVRAKTSEVNVGDFSSGSYATIIGAEMSRRVKQVPLAFYKSTPSTLFSDADFAGWTFDFKDTSEIMHGSDENADKDDQNSGKRQRVV, from the exons ATGGCACCAAACAAAAcgaagaagaacaagaacaagaagggTCGATACGGCGTCGCAGAGATAAAAACCCTAGGCAATGATCTCCTCTCTTCAGCTTCAAACATCAACAACCTTCCTCTTCTCCTCAATTTTGTTACCCCTTCTTCCCCACCCCACCATCTCCTTGAATCCCTTCTCTCTCTCCACTCCTTCTTCCTCCCTCTCCTCCCCACTCTCCCTTCCTTCTCCTCACGCGCCGCCGATGCAAAAGGATCGGAGCACCACTCACACTTCATCTACAATGCCTGGCTAAGGTCAAAGTTCGATGAGCTCGTCAAATCTCTCCTGGAGGTTCTTGTTTCGCCGCGGCAACAGCAGGAGGAGCAGGAGGCTGTCAAGGAGGTCGTGCTTGACACGCTAATGGAGTTCGTTAAGGTTGCTAATGGCGGCAGGTTCCATTCTGCTATATACCATAGGTTCCTCCATAGCATT GTCTATTCTGAGAGTTCGGTTGAATTTTTGGTGGATTTACTAACAGCGAAGTATTTCAAGTATATTGATGTGCG TTATTTTACACTCATTAGCCTGAAAAAGCTGGCAACAACTTTGGAGGGAAAAGATCAATCAG AGGATAAAAGTGAAAATGCAGATGTTGCGGATGCAAGTCAGTTGAGTTCAAG TACGGAGCGTGTCATCCACAATATCTATTACACCATATCACGTGTTCCTCCTTTTGAAAACTCAGATAATACATCTGATCTTGAAATGTGGAGCAGATCAG AAAATGAACATAAGCAGCCTTGTGGAGATGTGAATGCAGATGATAAGCAGGTGAAGCCTGAAAAGCATGACAATAGT GTACTCTTTGCAGCCAAAATTGCTAAGAAAATGAAGTTAAAATTTACCCAAGCATGGCTTTCATTTCTCAGATTGCCACTTCCACTTGATGTGTACAAGGAG GTTCTTGTTAATCTCCACCAAGTCGTTATTCCACATCTTTCAAATCCTGTCATGTTGTG TGATTTCTTAACAAGATCATATGACATTGGTGGCGTTGTCAGTGTGATGGCTCTTAGCAGCCTGTTTATACTCATGACCCAGTATGGATTGGAATACCCAAATTTTTACGAAAAACTCTATGTTCTCTTAGTTCCATCTATCTTCATGGCGAAACATCGAGCAAGATTTTTCCAG CTTCTTGATTCTTGCCTCAAGTCACCACTTCTTCCAGCTTACCTGGCTGCATCATTTGCTAAGAAAATGAGTAGGTTATTGCTTTCAATTCCTCCCTCAGGAGCATTGGTCATTACAGCTCTTATCCACAATATTTTGCGTAGACATCCATCAATTAATTGTTTGGTGCACCGG GAAGATCAAGTTGATGAAGGAAAATGCGATAAGGCAACAGATGAAGCAACTGCTGCAAACTCGGATGATGCAAAGGTCAGTGCCAGCCAAAAGTTAGGCATTGACCATTTCAACTACGGAGAACCTAACCCTAAGAAGTCAAATGCTATGA GAAGTTCTCTTTGGGAAGTTGATACTATTCTTCAGCACTACTGTCCTCCTGTCTCACG GTTTGCTTTGTCTCTTGAGAATGATTTGACAGTCAGGGCCAAAACAAGTGAGGTTAACGTTGGTGATTTTAGTTCTGGTTCATATGCAACAATAATTGGAGCAGAG ATGTCGCGGAGGGTAAAGCAGGTTCCTCTTGCATTCTACAAATCAACTCCTTCCACTTTGTTTTCAGACGCGGATTTTGCTGGTTGGACTTTTGATTTCAAAGACACCTCCGAAATAATGCACGGCAGTGATGAGAATGCTGATAAAGATGATCAAAACTCTGGGAAACGGCAACGAGTAGTGTGA